A single region of the Musa acuminata AAA Group cultivar baxijiao chromosome BXJ1-11, Cavendish_Baxijiao_AAA, whole genome shotgun sequence genome encodes:
- the LOC135597347 gene encoding pentatricopeptide repeat-containing protein At5g18390, mitochondrial-like: MLRFVPVPLICRRSSPPPFIRHHLPLLLSPLRHLDTLAPPALPLPRYPSAKDAYFAVVHHIAGIVRRDFYLERTLGRLRLPPPTPDLVLRVLRAAAPSAPLPALRFFAWARSTSPSYRPSAAEFDALILPLARHRHWSQMWSVAADMRSLSLPLLPSTFASVIDAYGEAALPDLAVDVFNRLPKFDCPQTTAIYNALLSALCRVGNFHGAYALIRRMARKQVPPDRQTFSTLVDAWCAAGKLREAQDFLEEMNRRGFKPPVRGRDLLIDGLVNAGYLEAAKEMVRRMTKEGVLPDVTTFNSLLEAVCKSGEIDFCVGLLQDASELGLCPDISTYKILIPAVSKVGKIEEAFRLFYCAVDDGNKPFPSLYAAIIKALCRAGRFSDAFGLFKDMKVKGHPPNRPVYTMLVKMCVRGGRFVEAANYLVEMTEMGLVPMPQSFDSVVDGLKHCGKHELAKRLEQLEVSIRGY, translated from the coding sequence ATGCTCCGGTTCGTCCCCGTCCCGCTTATATGCCGCCGATCCTCGCCGCCGCCTTTTATTCGccatcatcttcctctccttctgtcCCCTCTCCGCCACCTCGACACCCTCGCTCCTCCGGCGTTGCCTCTGCCCCGCTATCCCTCGGCGAAAGACGCTTACTTCGCTGTAGTCCACCACATCGCTGGCATCGTCCGCCGCGACTTCTACCTCGAGCGCACTCTCGGCCGCCTCCGCCTCCCCCCTCCCACCCCGGACCTCGTCCTCCGCGTCCTCCGCGCGGCCGCTCCCTCCGCCCCCCTCCCCGCCCTCCGCTTCTTCGCCTGGGCCCGCAGCACCTCCCCCTCCTACCGCCCCTCCGCCGCCGAGTTcgatgccctcatcctccccctCGCCCGCCACCGCCACTGGTCCCAGATGTGGTCCGTCGCCGCCGACATGCGCTCCCTGTCCCTCCCTCTCCTGCCCTCCACCTTCGCCTCCGTCATCGACGCCTACGGCGAAGCCGCTCTCCCCGATCTCGCCGTCGACGTCTTCAATCGCCTCCCCAAGTTCGACTGTCCCCAGACCACCGCCATCTACAATGCCCTCCTTTCCGCCCTCTGCCGCGTCGGCAACTTCCACGGCGCGTACGCCCTCATTCGCCGCATGGCCCGCAAGCAGGTCCCCCCCGACCGTCAGACCTTCTCTACCCTCGTCGATGCCTGGTGTGCCGCCGGTAAGCTCCGAGAAGCCCAGGACTTCCTCGAGGAGATGAACCGCCGCGGCTTCAAGCCCCCCGTCCGCGGCCGCGACCTGCTCATCGACGGCCTTGTCAACGCAGGGTACCTCGAGGCAGCCAAGGAGATGGTGCGGCGGATGACCAAAGAAGGCGTCTTGCCGGACGTCACCACCTTCAATTCGCTTCTGGAGGCGGTCTGCAAATCCGGCGAGATCGATTTCTGCGTGGGATTGCTCCAGGACGCGAGCGAGTTGGGGCTCTGCCCGGATATCTCGACCTACAAGATCTTGATCCCGGCAGTGTCGAAGGTGGGGAAGATCGAGGAGGCCTTTAGGTTGTTCTACTGCGCCGTGGATGACGGAAACAAGCCGTTTCCGAGCTTGTACGCGGCAATCATCAAGGCATTGTGCCGAGCAGGGAGATTCAGTGATGCGTTCGGTCTCTTCAAAGATATGAAGGTGAAGGGGCACCCGCCTAACCGGCCTGTATACACGATGCTTGTGAAAATGTGTGTTCGAGGTGGGAGGTTCGTGGAGGCAGCAAACTATTTGGTGGAGATGACGGAGATggggttggtgccgatgccacagAGCTTCGACTCGGTGGTGGATGGACTGAAGCATTGTGGGAAGCACGAGCTTGCAAAGAGGCTGGAGCAGTTGGAGGTCTCGATCAGGGGCTACTGA